From the genome of Anopheles merus strain MAF chromosome X, AmerM5.1, whole genome shotgun sequence, one region includes:
- the LOC121597827 gene encoding serine/threonine-protein kinase ULK3 has product MSEAKITEYKLLERLGSGTYAIVYRAMKKTTKEILAVKVMAKSKLSCTAMDNIISEISLLKKLKHRHIVEMRDFLWDEENIYILMEYCDAGNLSSYIRQHRTLDEGTCKRFLQQLALALRYMRQHDVSHLDLKPANLLLTRASGTYVLKVGDFGFAQRLKLNQENTAVKGSPLYMAPEILLNSSYGPAADLWSVGVILYECLFGRAPYSSTSLHELAERIHRNDPIAIPCRPPISTDCRQLLVSLLQRDPGRRISFDKFFDDPYLDLAHVACEENLEKAIALINRAIELEQRQELAGAYRAYCQGLQYFVPITRAEPDAGKRQLLRQRVLTYLNRAEALKQHIYATTQTEQQQQQDVPAVSVLKRPDEKGRSGAGNINSSSSSKEGSGGDGGGRASDKLAAPEPGIAELARDNESIARGLEIGWQAAKEASENKLDAALDSYTSALSLLIPVLHQDIPAGQKRVLRQRVVQWMEEAEQIKSIRSAQIMQEMESTEANHYGCTVQ; this is encoded by the exons ATGAGTGAAGCCAAAATTACCGAATACAAACTGCTCGAGCGGCTCGGCAGCGGCACGTACGCCATCGTGTACCGAGCGATGAAGAAG ACGACGAAGGAGATACTGGCGGTGAAGGTGATGGCCAAGAGCAAGCTGTCCTGCACCGCGATGGACAACATCATCAGCGAGATCAGCCTGCTGAAGAAGCTGAAGCACCGGCACATCGTCGAGATGCGGGACTTTCTCTGGGACGAGGAGAACATCTACATCCTGATGGAGTACTGCGACGCGGGCAACCTGTCCTCCTACATCCGGCAGCACCGGACGCTGGACGAGGGCACCTGCAAGCGGTTCCTGCAGCAGCTCGCGCTCGCCCTGCGCTACATGCGCCAGCACGACGTGAGCCATCTCGACCTGAAGCCGGCCAACCTGCTGCTGACCCGGGCGTCCGGCACGTACGTGCTGAAGGTGGGCGACTTTGGGTTCGCCCAGCGGCTGAAGCTGAACCAGGAGAACACGGCGGTCAAGGGTTCGCCGCTGTACATGGCGCCCGAGATACTGCTGAACAGCTCGTACGGGCCGGCCGCCGACCTGTGGAGCGTCGGCGTCATCCTGTACGAGTGTCTGTTCGGGCGGGCCCCGTACAGCTCGACCAGCCTGCACGAGCTGGCCGAGCGCATCCATCGCAACGATCCGATCGCGATACCGTGCCGGCCGCCCATCTCGACCGACTGCCGGCAGCTGCTGGTCAGCCTGCTGCAGCGCGATCCGGGCCGGCGCATCAGCTTCGACAAGTTTTTCGACGATCCGTACCTGGACCTGGCGCACGTGGCGTGCGAGGAAAATCTGGAGAAAGCGATCGCGCTCATCAACCGGGCGATCGAGCTGGAGCAGCGGCAGGAGCTGGCGGGCGCCTACCGGGCCTACTGCCAGGGGCTGCAGTACTTTGTGCCGATAACGCGCGCCGAGCCGGATGCCGGCAAGCGGCAGCTGTTGCGCCAGCGCGTCCTCACGTACCTGAACCGGGCGGAAGCGCTCAAGCAGCACATTTACGCGACGACCCAGAcggagcagcaacagcaacaggaCGTGCCAGCGGTATCGGTGTTGAAACGACCGGACGAGAAGGGACGTTCCGGTGCGGGAAACATAAATTCTTCGAGCTCAAGCAAAGAAGGCAGCGGCGGCGATGGGGGTGGCCGTGCGAGCGATAAGCTGGCGGCACCCGAACCCGGCATTGCCGAGCTGGCCCGAGACAACGAATCGATTGCCCGCGGGCTCGAGATTGGATGGCAGGCGGCGAAGGAAGCGTCCGAGAACAAGCTCGATGCCGCACTGGACAGCTACACGTCGGCGCTCAGCCTGCTCATACCCGTGCTGCACCAGGACATTCCCGCCGGACAGAAGCGGGTACTGCGGCAGCGTGTCGTCCAGTGGATGGAGGAGGCGGAGCAGATCAAATCGATCCGCTCGGCCCAGATCATGCAGGAGATGGAGAGCACCGAGGCGAACCACTACGGCTGTACCGTGCAGTAG